The Candidatus Wallbacteria bacterium sequence TTTTTTGGCGAAGTCGTGATCTTTGCCTTTTAAGTCACTGATTTTTACGGACTCTTTTCCGATCGCGGTTATTTTTCCATAAATCTCGTCCCCATTGTTTAAGGTAACCGTATCAGACCAAAGCTGGAGAGTGAACATCAGAATGATTAAAAAAGCTGCTTTCATCATCATGATTTGCCTCCTTTCTGACTGAGCTTGAGGAAAATCTTTTCTTTCGTATATTCCTCGATCTGCTTGTGGAGCTTCCGGTATTCCGTATATTCGCCGACCCTTACATAGCGGCACTGGCGCTTGTAGCAGTCCTTGAAAATGATCTTGCCTTCCTTATTTCTGGAATACTCTGCGTCATAGGTGAAGTATTTGTGTGTGATATGCATGGGTTTCGGCAGTTCCAGCACTTCCATGTTCGCCGGGACGTTGATGATGAAGGTGTTTTCCTTCATGAACGGATAGCCGTACTCCAGATCGTACTTGCGCTGTTCCAGGCTCAGTTCCGGGAACTTCATGCTATAACCAGGCAGTGTGAAAATCACCAGGTCTGAGGCGAAGGTCGGGAAATGAGTTATTTCATACTCCTGCTCGATCGAAAAAGCTTTGGTGATATCAAGCAGGTTGTTGAGTTTGTATTTGATCAGTGTGGAATTGGGCGAGATCTCGTTGACCATTTCCTGGAAGCGCTGCTCGACTTCGGATTCTTTGACTGTTTTCCAGTAACCCCTGAGCCAGGTCTCGTAATCGCCGTTATAGCGGGTCCACCAGGAAACCCTGCAGTCTCCATTTTCTTTCAGATTCACGATTGTGGTATAGCTCGCACGAGTTGAGGCCGGGTTCTCCTGAGGAATGAACTGCAGTTCGCGGTCCAGAGGATTTATGCAGTACACACCCTGGTCGAATGTCCCAAAGGAGGGGTAACGGGAATTGTAGCCAGTGGAGTCCAGAATCATGCGCTTGCCATTCAGGTACACGCAGGTGATGGCATGCTGCACATAGATTCTTGGCAGGCTGGGATCAATGTCGTCGCCGTCAGTCACGTTGAGCAGAACCGGTGTAGACTTGACTCCGACTGCGTTCAGCATGCCTGAAAAAAGTACAGCCTTGTCCACGCAGCAGCCGAATTTGCGCTCGAACGTGGTATCGCACTTGTAGCTGCCGAAGATCGAGGAAAGGTCGCCCTTGATGATGATGTAGCGGATGTTCTGCTGTATCCAGTGGTAAATGGCGGCAATTCTGTCTTCATCCGTCTTGCAGTCCTTGGTGAGGTCACGGGTGAAGGCGATCAGTTTTTCAGATGGTATGCAGTTTTCTTTGTAATAAGCCTGGATCCAGTCATAGATCACGCCCCAGTCCTTGAAGATCGTGCCGTAGATGTGGGCGACTGCGTCTGATGTAGCCGGCATGGAAGGTTCCTCTACGATCAGCGGAGGGTCGTTCACCTGCCAGGTATAGATCTTTTTTCCATCCCTGGTTTCAATCTGAGGGTCATTCTTGCCGTCAGGGAAGTTCTTTGAAAGATAATAGAATTCCATCTTCTCAGGGATCACTACTCTGCAGCGGGAGAGCTGGACAGGATCTACGCCCTGGAACGTGAACTGGGGAAAAAAGAATTCTTTCTTGGCAGGTTTAAAGGTGGTTTCCTTGTAT is a genomic window containing:
- a CDS encoding DUF3857 domain-containing protein, with amino-acid sequence MRLTIIFLVLFSLTVLSAGEKAILKTGEELESATYTLEKGKIHPDTGTDLDLNQVKELYFSTVAKEAAGTAEVVQSSEETRKMVEDAYKFAAKYPDAGYITLIDDGLFEYNEDGTNSNTYHALGLIMKETHKGYATGGTYFVDGRDKVELISARTIKKDGTVIPFDPKNVVISKPSSGGDTFTTGTTFIFKLAQVEVGDLIEYTYKETTFKPAKKEFFFPQFTFQGVDPVQLSRCRVVIPEKMEFYYLSKNFPDGKNDPQIETRDGKKIYTWQVNDPPLIVEEPSMPATSDAVAHIYGTIFKDWGVIYDWIQAYYKENCIPSEKLIAFTRDLTKDCKTDEDRIAAIYHWIQQNIRYIIIKGDLSSIFGSYKCDTTFERKFGCCVDKAVLFSGMLNAVGVKSTPVLLNVTDGDDIDPSLPRIYVQHAITCVYLNGKRMILDSTGYNSRYPSFGTFDQGVYCINPLDRELQFIPQENPASTRASYTTIVNLKENGDCRVSWWTRYNGDYETWLRGYWKTVKESEVEQRFQEMVNEISPNSTLIKYKLNNLLDITKAFSIEQEYEITHFPTFASDLVIFTLPGYSMKFPELSLEQRKYDLEYGYPFMKENTFIINVPANMEVLELPKPMHITHKYFTYDAEYSRNKEGKIIFKDCYKRQCRYVRVGEYTEYRKLHKQIEEYTKEKIFLKLSQKGGKS